A genomic region of Streptosporangium lutulentum contains the following coding sequences:
- a CDS encoding PadR family transcriptional regulator, giving the protein MQDAVLAMLAKEPSHGYHLRARLRQSLGPLGESMNPGQVYVTLARLEKAGLVVCERADGLPERPDRKVYALTPAGQQRVAAWLTEVGWPKPDLPEFHLKLVVASAARLADPVELVAAQRRELLRRLRDVQHAALAEPEGSAAVLLLEGVVLRLQADLRWLEACERSWSKIDDKAEDA; this is encoded by the coding sequence GTGCAGGACGCAGTGCTGGCGATGCTCGCCAAAGAGCCGTCGCATGGGTACCACTTACGTGCTCGGCTGCGGCAGAGCCTTGGCCCGCTGGGCGAGTCGATGAACCCCGGTCAGGTCTACGTGACGTTGGCCCGGCTGGAAAAAGCCGGGCTCGTTGTCTGTGAGCGGGCGGACGGTCTTCCCGAGCGGCCGGATCGCAAGGTCTACGCGCTGACGCCCGCCGGGCAGCAGCGGGTGGCCGCCTGGCTGACCGAGGTGGGCTGGCCGAAACCGGACCTGCCGGAGTTTCATCTCAAGCTCGTCGTGGCGTCCGCGGCCCGGCTCGCCGACCCGGTGGAGCTGGTGGCGGCGCAGCGCCGCGAGTTGCTGCGCCGCTTGCGTGACGTGCAGCACGCGGCTCTGGCCGAGCCCGAGGGGTCGGCCGCCGTCCTGCTGCTGGAAGGGGTCGTGTTGCGGCTGCAGGCGGACCTGCGCTGGCTGGAAGCCTGCGAGCGATCCTGGTCCAAGATCGATGACAAAGCTGAGGATGCATGA